One window from the genome of Cyclobacterium amurskyense encodes:
- the hemE gene encoding uroporphyrinogen decarboxylase, with product MQIKNDLLLRVIRGEKVERTPVWLMRQAGRILPEYRAVRESVSGFIELAQTPELAAEVTIQPVDLLGVDAAIIFSDILVVPEAMGLPYRMIEKKGPWFPETIGSTKDLKRLQIADPGESLNYVLEAIRLTKKGLNGRVPLIGFAGAPWTIFAYMVEGSGSKTFSKARAMLYQNPELAHQLLEMITKTTIKYLKAQIEAGANLIQVFDSWAGILPPYQYREFSMKYIKRICEAITEAPVTVFAKGAYFAMEDIKDLPCEVVGLDWNMDIATVSKQMNGAKVLQGNLDPAALYAEDDVLVAQTKKMLDQFKGDKHIANLGHGVYPDISPEKVKLFIQTVKDYTRVT from the coding sequence ATGCAAATAAAGAATGATTTACTTCTAAGAGTCATTAGGGGGGAGAAAGTGGAAAGAACTCCGGTATGGCTTATGCGTCAGGCTGGACGAATACTGCCCGAATACAGAGCAGTTAGAGAAAGTGTAAGTGGATTTATTGAGTTGGCTCAGACGCCTGAATTAGCTGCAGAGGTCACCATACAGCCTGTGGATTTATTAGGAGTAGACGCAGCAATTATATTTTCTGATATATTGGTAGTTCCTGAAGCCATGGGTTTGCCATATAGAATGATTGAAAAGAAGGGACCTTGGTTTCCGGAGACCATTGGGTCTACCAAGGATTTAAAGCGTTTGCAGATAGCAGATCCAGGCGAATCCTTAAATTATGTTTTAGAAGCCATCCGGTTAACAAAAAAAGGATTGAACGGCAGAGTGCCATTGATAGGCTTTGCTGGTGCTCCTTGGACAATTTTTGCCTATATGGTGGAAGGGTCTGGAAGTAAAACCTTTTCTAAAGCTAGGGCAATGTTATACCAAAACCCTGAATTGGCTCATCAGCTTTTGGAAATGATTACCAAAACCACTATAAAGTACTTGAAAGCTCAAATAGAGGCAGGGGCAAATTTAATTCAGGTATTTGACAGTTGGGCAGGTATTTTACCTCCTTACCAATACAGGGAGTTTTCCATGAAATACATTAAACGTATATGTGAGGCCATAACGGAAGCACCAGTAACAGTTTTTGCCAAAGGGGCCTATTTCGCAATGGAAGACATTAAAGACCTTCCTTGTGAAGTTGTGGGTTTGGATTGGAATATGGATATAGCCACCGTTAGTAAGCAAATGAATGGGGCCAAGGTGCTGCAAGGTAATCTTGATCCAGCAGCATTGTATGCGGAAGATGATGTATTGGTTGCTCAGACTAAGAAAATGCTTGATCAGTTTAAAGGCGATAAGCACATAGCCAATTTGGGCCATGGAGTATATCCTGATATATCTCCAGAAAAAGTAAAGCTATTTATTCAAACTGTAAAAGATTACACTAGAGTTACTTAA
- a CDS encoding sugar transferase — protein MENVLVDQKFGRTLEEENFVNDQAQREIKILYGQNDDNSKRVLKRAFDLFVSFFTLIFVVSWLFPIIAILIKLDSKGSVFFKQLRHGRDNELFYCYKFRTMVKNKDADTKQATVNDSRITRIGKFLRKSSLDELPQVINVILGDMSIVGPRPQAVPMNIEFAKEIDNFMSRHQVKPGITGLSQSKGFRGEINSYHELYSRFRLDSFYVRKWCLIFDIKIIIDTAISLMSKSEKAY, from the coding sequence ATGGAAAATGTTTTAGTAGACCAAAAATTTGGTCGAACCTTAGAAGAGGAAAATTTTGTTAATGACCAAGCTCAAAGAGAAATCAAAATTCTATATGGTCAAAATGATGATAACAGCAAAAGAGTATTGAAAAGAGCTTTTGATCTGTTTGTGTCTTTTTTTACATTGATTTTTGTTGTTTCGTGGTTATTTCCAATTATTGCAATTTTGATTAAACTGGACTCAAAAGGCAGTGTGTTTTTTAAGCAGTTGAGACATGGAAGAGACAATGAATTGTTCTATTGTTATAAATTTAGAACGATGGTCAAAAACAAGGACGCAGATACCAAGCAAGCTACTGTTAATGATTCAAGAATTACTCGGATTGGTAAGTTCTTAAGAAAATCTAGTTTGGATGAGTTACCACAAGTAATAAATGTAATTTTGGGGGACATGTCTATAGTAGGTCCTAGGCCTCAGGCAGTGCCAATGAATATCGAGTTTGCTAAAGAGATTGATAATTTCATGTCTCGTCACCAGGTAAAACCGGGTATTACAGGTCTTTCTCAAAGCAAGGGCTTTAGAGGAGAAATAAATAGCTACCATGAATTGTATTCAAGGTTTAGGTTGGATTCCTTTTACGTTAGGAAATGGTGTCTTATCTTTGATATTAAGATAATAATTGATACCGCTATTTCTTTAATGAGTAAAAGTGAGAAAGCGTATTAA
- a CDS encoding sugar transferase codes for MEKFLRKRDEPEFLTNRLSGYITPEGKIFLSDQFNLKVKRAFDLIFSSLFILFIMPWLFPIIALLIRIDSKGPIIYKQLRHGRGNKTFRCYKFRTMIKNQESDTRQASRNDARVTRIGRFLRKSSLDEIPQFFNVLMGEMSVIGPRPHAVPMNYMFSTDISNYMFRHSVKPGISGLAQIKGFRGEILGFYDIYGRIKLDHFYIRNWSLVLDFKILFWTLGVFFNKNGAAY; via the coding sequence ATGGAAAAATTTTTAAGAAAGAGGGATGAGCCAGAATTTTTAACGAACAGGCTCAGTGGTTATATTACTCCCGAGGGAAAAATTTTCCTTAGTGATCAGTTCAATTTGAAGGTGAAAAGAGCCTTTGATTTGATCTTCTCTTCCTTGTTTATATTATTTATCATGCCATGGTTGTTTCCGATTATTGCATTATTGATTAGGATTGACTCTAAGGGGCCGATTATCTATAAGCAATTGAGACATGGTAGAGGGAATAAGACATTTAGGTGTTATAAATTCAGGACCATGATAAAGAATCAGGAATCTGACACCAGGCAAGCTTCTAGAAATGATGCCCGCGTAACAAGGATAGGGCGATTTTTAAGAAAGTCCAGTTTAGATGAAATCCCTCAGTTTTTTAATGTATTGATGGGGGAGATGTCCGTCATTGGTCCTAGGCCACATGCTGTGCCTATGAATTACATGTTTTCTACAGACATTAGTAATTATATGTTTAGGCATTCTGTAAAGCCAGGTATTTCGGGATTGGCTCAAATAAAAGGCTTTAGAGGTGAGATATTAGGCTTTTATGATATTTATGGTAGGATTAAATTAGATCATTTTTATATCAGGAATTGGTCATTGGTTTTAGATTTTAAAATTTTGTTCTGGACCTTGGGTGTTTTTTTTAACAAGAATGGCGCTGCTTATTAA